The proteins below come from a single Juglans regia cultivar Chandler chromosome 12, Walnut 2.0, whole genome shotgun sequence genomic window:
- the LOC109009149 gene encoding centromere protein C isoform X1, whose product MVAEYRSPDPLDPLSAYSGLSLFPRTFGVAPEPLKSHEPDSDLDAIHNRLKTMALKSPSKLLAQAKTITVDASVLLNSEIAKCEEKKAGAAKDKESLQERRPALGRKRARFSIKPDITQPAVILEPNLDIDQLKDPEEFFSAYERLENATRELQKQIGGMSMDFDQRNRSTTARQRRPGILGRSVRYKHRYSSVNSENNENVVTSQETFESGIVSPLNVISQCENGQNLALQERELAGSMDEPENKVSQILDELLSGNFEDLEGDAAVSLLQKRLQIKPIDLEKLTLPDLQGFQKTDAKSSRKNMPKPRNALMDIGNLLKGISSETPMKMIHEAESSVHHRASPTPPRSPFSPLSLLQRRLLQSKPSSDPFSVPDFGEGDIATAKTGSPEVAIGDFTCTSQTVVQGKSSRLSVGVDISSSGTCVGILDNVGGTNMDNEVIDEQFSEHDADIYPHSNGSNNLEEKVEDMLGTVEVVASQKPNRIMADSNQSSPLVIEDSAVHGLYRASNNIPEQQKEESAKVSLNEHIEVKSRQPKEHKRKKLSHRQSLAGAGLLWKSGVRRSTRIRTRPLEYWKGERLLYGRIHESLATVIGLKYASPTKEGGEPTLKVKSYVSDEYKELVELAALH is encoded by the exons ATGGTAGCCGAATATCGGAGCCCTGATCCGTTGGATCCGCTTTCAGCCTACTCGGGTCTCTCCCTCTTCCCCAGGACATTTGGAGTGGCGCCCGAGCCGTTGAAGTCGCACGAACCCGACTCTGATCTTGACGCCATTCACAACCGCCTCAAGACTATG GCATTAAAAAGTCCCAGTAAACTTCTAGCGCAGGCAAAAACTATTACTGTTGATGCTTCAGTGCTTCTGAACTCTGAAATTGCCAAATGTGAAGAGAAAAAGGCAGGTGCTGCAAAGGATAAGGAAAGTCTCCAAGAAAGAAGGCCAGCCTTAGGCCGTAAGCGGGCTCGATTTTCCATAAAGCCTGATATAAC TCAGCCTGCTGTAATTTTGGAACCAAATTTGGACATTGATCAACTAAAAGACCCAGAGGAGTTCTTCTCAGCCTATGAACGACTTGAAA ATGCCACAAGAGAGTTACAGAAGCAGATTGGTGGCATGTCAATGGATTTTGATCAGCGCAACCGATCCACAACTGCACGACAGCGTCGACCAGGGATCCTAGG GCGGTCAGTTAGATACAAGCACCGCTATTCATCAGTGAATTCCGAGAATAATGAGAATGTTGTAACCTCTCAAGAGACATTTGAATCAGGCATTGTGAGCCCACTTAATGTCATCTCACAATGTGAAAATGGCCAAAATCTAGCATTACAAGAGAGGGAATTAGCTG GTTCAATGGACGAGCCAGAGAACAAAGTTAGTCAAATCTTGGATGAATTGCTATCTGGTAATTTTGAAGATCTGGAAGGGGATGCAGCAGTCAGTCTTTTACAGAAGCGCTTGCAGATCAAACCCATTGATCTAGAGAAGTTAACACTCCCAGACTTGCAAGGTTTTCAAAAGACCGATGCGAAATCTTCAAGGAAAAACATGCCAAAGCCTCGGAATGCTCTAATGGACATAGGTAATCTGTTAAAAGGAATTAGCAGTGAAACACCCATGAAGATGATACATGAGGCAGAAAGCTCTGTTCATCACAGAGCTTCACCCACACCCCCAAGAAGTCCATTTTCTCCCTTATCATTATTACAGAGACGACTTTTGCAGTCAAAGCCCTCAAGTGATCCATTTTCAGTTCCTGATTTTGGGGAAGGTGACATTGCAACTGCTAAAACAGGTTCACCTGAGGTGGCTATTGGAGATTTTACTTGTACATCTCAAACAGTTGTGCAAGGTAAGTCAAGTAGACTTTCTGTTGGAGTTGATATCAGTTCAAGTGGAACTTGTGTTGGCATTTTGGATAATGTTGGAGGCACTAATATGGATAATGAAGTTATAGATGAGCAATTCAGTGAGCATGATGCCGATATTTATCCGCACTCAAATGGATCCAATAACTTGGAGGAAAAG GTGGAAGACATGCTAGGAACTGTGGAAGTAGTAGCTTCTCAAAAGCCCAATCGTATCATGGCTGACTCAA ATCAATCAAGTCCTCTTGTCATTGAAGACTCTGCAGTACATGGACTCTACAGAGCCTCAAACAACATCCCAGAACAGCAAAAAGAG GAAAGTGCCAAGGTATCATTGAATGAGCATATTGAAGTGAAATCACGTCAGCCCAAAGAacacaaaaggaaaaagctTTCTCACAGGCAAAGCCTTGCAG GAGCTGGTTTATTATGGAAATCTGGGGTAAGGCGAAGCACCAGGATCAGGACAAGACCCCTGGAGTACTGGAAAGGCGAAAGATTATTATATGGACGCATCCATGAAA GTCTGGCAACGGTTATTGGATTGAAGTACGCTTCTCCTACAAAGGAAGGTGGAGAACCCACGCTCAAGGTGAAATCTTACGTCTCGGATGAATACAAAGAGCTTGTCGAACTAGCAGCTCTACATTGA
- the LOC109009149 gene encoding centromere protein C isoform X4 has translation MKHLKIEEYRALKSPSKLLAQAKTITVDASVLLNSEIAKCEEKKAGAAKDKESLQERRPALGRKRARFSIKPDITQPAVILEPNLDIDQLKDPEEFFSAYERLENATRELQKQIGGMSMDFDQRNRSTTARQRRPGILGRSVRYKHRYSSVNSENNENVVTSQETFESGIVSPLNVISQCENGQNLALQERELAGSMDEPENKVSQILDELLSGNFEDLEGDAAVSLLQKRLQIKPIDLEKLTLPDLQGFQKTDAKSSRKNMPKPRNALMDIGNLLKGISSETPMKMIHEAESSVHHRASPTPPRSPFSPLSLLQRRLLQSKPSSDPFSVPDFGEGDIATAKTGSPEVAIGDFTCTSQTVVQGKSSRLSVGVDISSSGTCVGILDNVGGTNMDNEVIDEQFSEHDADIYPHSNGSNNLEEKVEDMLGTVEVVASQKPNRIMADSNQSSPLVIEDSAVHGLYRASNNIPEQQKEESAKVSLNEHIEVKSRQPKEHKRKKLSHRQSLAGAGLLWKSGVRRSTRIRTRPLEYWKGERLLYGRIHESLATVIGLKYASPTKEGGEPTLKVKSYVSDEYKELVELAALH, from the exons ATGAAGCACCTGAAAATTGAAGAATACAGG GCATTAAAAAGTCCCAGTAAACTTCTAGCGCAGGCAAAAACTATTACTGTTGATGCTTCAGTGCTTCTGAACTCTGAAATTGCCAAATGTGAAGAGAAAAAGGCAGGTGCTGCAAAGGATAAGGAAAGTCTCCAAGAAAGAAGGCCAGCCTTAGGCCGTAAGCGGGCTCGATTTTCCATAAAGCCTGATATAAC TCAGCCTGCTGTAATTTTGGAACCAAATTTGGACATTGATCAACTAAAAGACCCAGAGGAGTTCTTCTCAGCCTATGAACGACTTGAAA ATGCCACAAGAGAGTTACAGAAGCAGATTGGTGGCATGTCAATGGATTTTGATCAGCGCAACCGATCCACAACTGCACGACAGCGTCGACCAGGGATCCTAGG GCGGTCAGTTAGATACAAGCACCGCTATTCATCAGTGAATTCCGAGAATAATGAGAATGTTGTAACCTCTCAAGAGACATTTGAATCAGGCATTGTGAGCCCACTTAATGTCATCTCACAATGTGAAAATGGCCAAAATCTAGCATTACAAGAGAGGGAATTAGCTG GTTCAATGGACGAGCCAGAGAACAAAGTTAGTCAAATCTTGGATGAATTGCTATCTGGTAATTTTGAAGATCTGGAAGGGGATGCAGCAGTCAGTCTTTTACAGAAGCGCTTGCAGATCAAACCCATTGATCTAGAGAAGTTAACACTCCCAGACTTGCAAGGTTTTCAAAAGACCGATGCGAAATCTTCAAGGAAAAACATGCCAAAGCCTCGGAATGCTCTAATGGACATAGGTAATCTGTTAAAAGGAATTAGCAGTGAAACACCCATGAAGATGATACATGAGGCAGAAAGCTCTGTTCATCACAGAGCTTCACCCACACCCCCAAGAAGTCCATTTTCTCCCTTATCATTATTACAGAGACGACTTTTGCAGTCAAAGCCCTCAAGTGATCCATTTTCAGTTCCTGATTTTGGGGAAGGTGACATTGCAACTGCTAAAACAGGTTCACCTGAGGTGGCTATTGGAGATTTTACTTGTACATCTCAAACAGTTGTGCAAGGTAAGTCAAGTAGACTTTCTGTTGGAGTTGATATCAGTTCAAGTGGAACTTGTGTTGGCATTTTGGATAATGTTGGAGGCACTAATATGGATAATGAAGTTATAGATGAGCAATTCAGTGAGCATGATGCCGATATTTATCCGCACTCAAATGGATCCAATAACTTGGAGGAAAAG GTGGAAGACATGCTAGGAACTGTGGAAGTAGTAGCTTCTCAAAAGCCCAATCGTATCATGGCTGACTCAA ATCAATCAAGTCCTCTTGTCATTGAAGACTCTGCAGTACATGGACTCTACAGAGCCTCAAACAACATCCCAGAACAGCAAAAAGAG GAAAGTGCCAAGGTATCATTGAATGAGCATATTGAAGTGAAATCACGTCAGCCCAAAGAacacaaaaggaaaaagctTTCTCACAGGCAAAGCCTTGCAG GAGCTGGTTTATTATGGAAATCTGGGGTAAGGCGAAGCACCAGGATCAGGACAAGACCCCTGGAGTACTGGAAAGGCGAAAGATTATTATATGGACGCATCCATGAAA GTCTGGCAACGGTTATTGGATTGAAGTACGCTTCTCCTACAAAGGAAGGTGGAGAACCCACGCTCAAGGTGAAATCTTACGTCTCGGATGAATACAAAGAGCTTGTCGAACTAGCAGCTCTACATTGA
- the LOC109009149 gene encoding centromere protein C isoform X3 has translation MVAEYRSPDPLDPLSAYSGLSLFPRTFGVAPEPLKSHEPDSDLDAIHNRLKTMALKSPSKLLAQAKTITVDASVLLNSEIAKCEEKKAGAAKDKESLQERRPALGRKRARFSIKPDITQPAVILEPNLDIDQLKDPEEFFSAYERLENATRELQKQIGGMSMDFDQRNRSTTARQRRPGILGRSVRYKHRYSSVNSENNENVVTSQETFESGIVSPLNVISQCENGQNLALQERELAGSMDEPENKVSQILDELLSGNFEDLEGDAAVSLLQKRLQIKPIDLEKLTLPDLQGFQKTDAKSSRKNMPKPRNALMDIGNLLKGISSETPMKMIHEAESSVHHRASPTPPRSPFSPLSLLQRRLLQSKPSSDPFSVPDFGEGDIATAKTGSPEVAIGDFTCTSQTVVQDEQFSEHDADIYPHSNGSNNLEEKVEDMLGTVEVVASQKPNRIMADSNQSSPLVIEDSAVHGLYRASNNIPEQQKEESAKVSLNEHIEVKSRQPKEHKRKKLSHRQSLAGAGLLWKSGVRRSTRIRTRPLEYWKGERLLYGRIHESLATVIGLKYASPTKEGGEPTLKVKSYVSDEYKELVELAALH, from the exons ATGGTAGCCGAATATCGGAGCCCTGATCCGTTGGATCCGCTTTCAGCCTACTCGGGTCTCTCCCTCTTCCCCAGGACATTTGGAGTGGCGCCCGAGCCGTTGAAGTCGCACGAACCCGACTCTGATCTTGACGCCATTCACAACCGCCTCAAGACTATG GCATTAAAAAGTCCCAGTAAACTTCTAGCGCAGGCAAAAACTATTACTGTTGATGCTTCAGTGCTTCTGAACTCTGAAATTGCCAAATGTGAAGAGAAAAAGGCAGGTGCTGCAAAGGATAAGGAAAGTCTCCAAGAAAGAAGGCCAGCCTTAGGCCGTAAGCGGGCTCGATTTTCCATAAAGCCTGATATAAC TCAGCCTGCTGTAATTTTGGAACCAAATTTGGACATTGATCAACTAAAAGACCCAGAGGAGTTCTTCTCAGCCTATGAACGACTTGAAA ATGCCACAAGAGAGTTACAGAAGCAGATTGGTGGCATGTCAATGGATTTTGATCAGCGCAACCGATCCACAACTGCACGACAGCGTCGACCAGGGATCCTAGG GCGGTCAGTTAGATACAAGCACCGCTATTCATCAGTGAATTCCGAGAATAATGAGAATGTTGTAACCTCTCAAGAGACATTTGAATCAGGCATTGTGAGCCCACTTAATGTCATCTCACAATGTGAAAATGGCCAAAATCTAGCATTACAAGAGAGGGAATTAGCTG GTTCAATGGACGAGCCAGAGAACAAAGTTAGTCAAATCTTGGATGAATTGCTATCTGGTAATTTTGAAGATCTGGAAGGGGATGCAGCAGTCAGTCTTTTACAGAAGCGCTTGCAGATCAAACCCATTGATCTAGAGAAGTTAACACTCCCAGACTTGCAAGGTTTTCAAAAGACCGATGCGAAATCTTCAAGGAAAAACATGCCAAAGCCTCGGAATGCTCTAATGGACATAGGTAATCTGTTAAAAGGAATTAGCAGTGAAACACCCATGAAGATGATACATGAGGCAGAAAGCTCTGTTCATCACAGAGCTTCACCCACACCCCCAAGAAGTCCATTTTCTCCCTTATCATTATTACAGAGACGACTTTTGCAGTCAAAGCCCTCAAGTGATCCATTTTCAGTTCCTGATTTTGGGGAAGGTGACATTGCAACTGCTAAAACAGGTTCACCTGAGGTGGCTATTGGAGATTTTACTTGTACATCTCAAACAGTTGTGCAAG ATGAGCAATTCAGTGAGCATGATGCCGATATTTATCCGCACTCAAATGGATCCAATAACTTGGAGGAAAAG GTGGAAGACATGCTAGGAACTGTGGAAGTAGTAGCTTCTCAAAAGCCCAATCGTATCATGGCTGACTCAA ATCAATCAAGTCCTCTTGTCATTGAAGACTCTGCAGTACATGGACTCTACAGAGCCTCAAACAACATCCCAGAACAGCAAAAAGAG GAAAGTGCCAAGGTATCATTGAATGAGCATATTGAAGTGAAATCACGTCAGCCCAAAGAacacaaaaggaaaaagctTTCTCACAGGCAAAGCCTTGCAG GAGCTGGTTTATTATGGAAATCTGGGGTAAGGCGAAGCACCAGGATCAGGACAAGACCCCTGGAGTACTGGAAAGGCGAAAGATTATTATATGGACGCATCCATGAAA GTCTGGCAACGGTTATTGGATTGAAGTACGCTTCTCCTACAAAGGAAGGTGGAGAACCCACGCTCAAGGTGAAATCTTACGTCTCGGATGAATACAAAGAGCTTGTCGAACTAGCAGCTCTACATTGA
- the LOC109009149 gene encoding centromere protein C isoform X2 yields MVAEYRSPDPLDPLSAYSGLSLFPRTFGVAPEPLKSHEPDSDLDAIHNRLKTMAKTITVDASVLLNSEIAKCEEKKAGAAKDKESLQERRPALGRKRARFSIKPDITQPAVILEPNLDIDQLKDPEEFFSAYERLENATRELQKQIGGMSMDFDQRNRSTTARQRRPGILGRSVRYKHRYSSVNSENNENVVTSQETFESGIVSPLNVISQCENGQNLALQERELAGSMDEPENKVSQILDELLSGNFEDLEGDAAVSLLQKRLQIKPIDLEKLTLPDLQGFQKTDAKSSRKNMPKPRNALMDIGNLLKGISSETPMKMIHEAESSVHHRASPTPPRSPFSPLSLLQRRLLQSKPSSDPFSVPDFGEGDIATAKTGSPEVAIGDFTCTSQTVVQGKSSRLSVGVDISSSGTCVGILDNVGGTNMDNEVIDEQFSEHDADIYPHSNGSNNLEEKVEDMLGTVEVVASQKPNRIMADSNQSSPLVIEDSAVHGLYRASNNIPEQQKEESAKVSLNEHIEVKSRQPKEHKRKKLSHRQSLAGAGLLWKSGVRRSTRIRTRPLEYWKGERLLYGRIHESLATVIGLKYASPTKEGGEPTLKVKSYVSDEYKELVELAALH; encoded by the exons ATGGTAGCCGAATATCGGAGCCCTGATCCGTTGGATCCGCTTTCAGCCTACTCGGGTCTCTCCCTCTTCCCCAGGACATTTGGAGTGGCGCCCGAGCCGTTGAAGTCGCACGAACCCGACTCTGATCTTGACGCCATTCACAACCGCCTCAAGACTATG GCAAAAACTATTACTGTTGATGCTTCAGTGCTTCTGAACTCTGAAATTGCCAAATGTGAAGAGAAAAAGGCAGGTGCTGCAAAGGATAAGGAAAGTCTCCAAGAAAGAAGGCCAGCCTTAGGCCGTAAGCGGGCTCGATTTTCCATAAAGCCTGATATAAC TCAGCCTGCTGTAATTTTGGAACCAAATTTGGACATTGATCAACTAAAAGACCCAGAGGAGTTCTTCTCAGCCTATGAACGACTTGAAA ATGCCACAAGAGAGTTACAGAAGCAGATTGGTGGCATGTCAATGGATTTTGATCAGCGCAACCGATCCACAACTGCACGACAGCGTCGACCAGGGATCCTAGG GCGGTCAGTTAGATACAAGCACCGCTATTCATCAGTGAATTCCGAGAATAATGAGAATGTTGTAACCTCTCAAGAGACATTTGAATCAGGCATTGTGAGCCCACTTAATGTCATCTCACAATGTGAAAATGGCCAAAATCTAGCATTACAAGAGAGGGAATTAGCTG GTTCAATGGACGAGCCAGAGAACAAAGTTAGTCAAATCTTGGATGAATTGCTATCTGGTAATTTTGAAGATCTGGAAGGGGATGCAGCAGTCAGTCTTTTACAGAAGCGCTTGCAGATCAAACCCATTGATCTAGAGAAGTTAACACTCCCAGACTTGCAAGGTTTTCAAAAGACCGATGCGAAATCTTCAAGGAAAAACATGCCAAAGCCTCGGAATGCTCTAATGGACATAGGTAATCTGTTAAAAGGAATTAGCAGTGAAACACCCATGAAGATGATACATGAGGCAGAAAGCTCTGTTCATCACAGAGCTTCACCCACACCCCCAAGAAGTCCATTTTCTCCCTTATCATTATTACAGAGACGACTTTTGCAGTCAAAGCCCTCAAGTGATCCATTTTCAGTTCCTGATTTTGGGGAAGGTGACATTGCAACTGCTAAAACAGGTTCACCTGAGGTGGCTATTGGAGATTTTACTTGTACATCTCAAACAGTTGTGCAAGGTAAGTCAAGTAGACTTTCTGTTGGAGTTGATATCAGTTCAAGTGGAACTTGTGTTGGCATTTTGGATAATGTTGGAGGCACTAATATGGATAATGAAGTTATAGATGAGCAATTCAGTGAGCATGATGCCGATATTTATCCGCACTCAAATGGATCCAATAACTTGGAGGAAAAG GTGGAAGACATGCTAGGAACTGTGGAAGTAGTAGCTTCTCAAAAGCCCAATCGTATCATGGCTGACTCAA ATCAATCAAGTCCTCTTGTCATTGAAGACTCTGCAGTACATGGACTCTACAGAGCCTCAAACAACATCCCAGAACAGCAAAAAGAG GAAAGTGCCAAGGTATCATTGAATGAGCATATTGAAGTGAAATCACGTCAGCCCAAAGAacacaaaaggaaaaagctTTCTCACAGGCAAAGCCTTGCAG GAGCTGGTTTATTATGGAAATCTGGGGTAAGGCGAAGCACCAGGATCAGGACAAGACCCCTGGAGTACTGGAAAGGCGAAAGATTATTATATGGACGCATCCATGAAA GTCTGGCAACGGTTATTGGATTGAAGTACGCTTCTCCTACAAAGGAAGGTGGAGAACCCACGCTCAAGGTGAAATCTTACGTCTCGGATGAATACAAAGAGCTTGTCGAACTAGCAGCTCTACATTGA